Proteins encoded together in one Staphylococcus aureus window:
- a CDS encoding DoxX family protein, whose translation MKLGMLLIRWMLATSFLVHGTLKFVDLDGTIHFLGSLGLPPTIAVLMSIGEVVGGLALIIGFLTPYVNVFYICVMLGSIFTLKLTRGYVSGYEFEIIHIVMNLACISSYSWKKWLQFY comes from the coding sequence ATGAAATTAGGTATGCTTTTAATTAGATGGATGTTAGCAACATCATTCTTAGTGCATGGTACTTTGAAATTTGTTGATTTAGATGGAACAATTCACTTCTTAGGCTCTTTAGGTTTACCACCTACCATCGCAGTATTGATGTCAATTGGTGAAGTTGTTGGAGGTTTAGCACTTATTATCGGCTTTTTAACGCCTTATGTTAATGTTTTTTATATTTGTGTTATGTTAGGCTCAATCTTCACACTTAAACTTACAAGAGGATATGTAAGTGGTTATGAATTTGAAATCATACATATCGTAATGAACTTAGCTTGTATTAGTAGTTACAGCTGGAAGAAATGGCTACAATTTTATTAA
- a CDS encoding ABC transporter substrate-binding protein — protein MNRNIVKLVVFMLILVVAVAGCGQKDTEEKTEMTTIKDELGTEKIKKNPKRVVVLEYSFADYLAALDMKPVGIADDGSTKNITKSVRDKIGAYESVGSRPQPNMEVISKLKPDLIIADVSRHKKIKSELSKIAPTIMLVSGTGDYNANIEAFKTVAKAVGKEKEGEKRLEKHDKILAEIRKKIEQSTLKSAFAFGISRAGMFINNEDTFMGQFLIKMGIQPEVTKDKTTHVGERKGGPYIYLNNEELANINPKVMILATDGKTDKNRTKFIDPAVWKSLKAVKDNKVYDVDRNKWLKSRGIIASESMAEDLEKIAEKAK, from the coding sequence GTGAATAGGAATATCGTTAAACTAGTTGTGTTCATGCTAATTTTAGTTGTAGCAGTAGCGGGTTGTGGTCAAAAAGATACTGAAGAGAAAACTGAAATGACGACAATAAAAGATGAATTAGGAACTGAAAAAATTAAGAAAAATCCTAAACGTGTTGTTGTATTAGAATATAGTTTTGCTGATTATTTAGCAGCATTAGATATGAAACCTGTTGGTATTGCAGATGATGGCAGCACTAAAAATATAACAAAGTCAGTAAGAGATAAGATTGGGGCATATGAATCGGTTGGATCTAGACCGCAACCGAATATGGAAGTGATAAGTAAATTAAAACCGGATTTGATCATTGCAGATGTTAGCAGACATAAGAAAATCAAATCAGAATTGAGCAAAATTGCTCCGACAATCATGTTAGTTAGCGGTACGGGAGATTATAATGCAAATATTGAAGCATTTAAAACAGTCGCTAAAGCAGTAGGCAAAGAGAAAGAAGGCGAGAAGCGTCTGGAAAAGCATGATAAAATATTAGCGGAGATTAGAAAGAAAATTGAACAGAGTACGTTAAAATCTGCATTTGCATTCGGTATCTCAAGAGCAGGTATGTTTATTAATAATGAAGATACATTTATGGGACAATTCTTAATTAAAATGGGTATTCAACCTGAAGTCACAAAAGACAAAACTACGCATGTTGGTGAACGCAAGGGTGGTCCTTATATATATTTAAATAATGAAGAACTTGCCAATATCAATCCAAAAGTTATGATTTTAGCCACTGACGGAAAAACGGACAAAAATAGAACGAAATTCATTGATCCTGCAGTTTGGAAATCATTAAAAGCTGTGAAAGATAACAAAGTTTATGACGTTGACCGAAATAAGTGGTTGAAATCAAGGGGGATTATCGCAAGTGAAAGTATGGCAGAAGATTTAGAAAAAATTGCAGAAAAAGCAAAATAA
- a CDS encoding SAR1012 family small protein, which yields MRYVTMRQFIKRTVKTILVGYVIKFIRNKLSGKSSHPTDNKHN from the coding sequence ATGAGGTATGTAACGATGCGCCAATTCATTAAAAGAACTGTTAAAACAATCCTTGTCGGTTATGTAATTAAATTTATTCGAAATAAACTTTCAGGTAAATCATCACATCCGACAGATAATAAACATAATTAA
- a CDS encoding TM2 domain-containing protein produces the protein MKVNKAIYVIVALFLGGLGIHKFYADKFGQGLFHLLFFWTGIPTIISIIHAIFVIFTKKADKDGYIIFPKN, from the coding sequence ATGAAAGTCAATAAAGCCATTTATGTTATTGTTGCATTATTTCTTGGAGGTTTAGGTATTCATAAATTTTATGCTGATAAATTTGGACAAGGTCTTTTTCACTTATTATTTTTCTGGACAGGTATCCCTACCATCATCTCAATAATACATGCAATTTTTGTCATTTTTACTAAAAAAGCAGATAAAGATGGTTATATTATATTCCCTAAAAATTAA
- a CDS encoding GNAT family N-acetyltransferase, whose translation MIRQARPEDRFDIAKLVYMVWDDMELELVKHLPKDMVLDAIEKSCVDATYRTFYQHILVYEVENKVAGCIISYSGENELKYEKAWELLDLPEKIKQYGTPLPVKEAKDDEYYIETIATFAAYRGRGIATKLLTSLLESNTHVKWSLNCDINNEAALKLYKKVGFISDGQIELYKHMYHHLIVK comes from the coding sequence GTGATACGTCAAGCACGTCCAGAGGACCGATTTGATATTGCGAAGTTAGTTTATATGGTTTGGGATGATATGGAATTAGAATTGGTAAAGCATCTACCTAAAGACATGGTATTAGATGCAATTGAAAAAAGCTGTGTTGATGCAACATATCGAACTTTTTATCAGCATATTTTAGTTTATGAAGTAGAAAATAAAGTAGCAGGTTGTATTATTAGCTATAGTGGTGAAAATGAATTGAAATACGAAAAAGCATGGGAACTACTTGACTTGCCAGAAAAAATAAAACAATATGGCACGCCATTACCTGTAAAAGAAGCTAAAGACGATGAGTATTATATAGAAACAATTGCGACATTTGCAGCATATAGAGGTAGAGGCATCGCGACAAAGTTATTAACGTCATTACTTGAATCAAATACACATGTTAAATGGAGTTTGAATTGCGATATTAATAATGAAGCAGCATTAAAGTTATATAAAAAAGTAGGCTTTATATCTGATGGACAGATTGAATTATACAAGCACATGTATCATCATTTAATTGTTAAATAA